The DNA segment TATGTGTTCTTCATATATTAACATATATGAACTACATGATGGTCAATATATGATACGGTTAAATAGAACGGATCTTACAATAGATGATATCTATTTCTTATTTGAAAGATTATCAAAATCCTTGTTTAAATTTGGTAATTTTTTAGTTAAGAATCTAAATCTAGTATTCATATTCTCAAATGAGCCATTGTATAGGAAAATCACGAAAAAAGATTTTAGACGATTTTCAAAATCAGAATCTTTAGTTAAATTCTATAAATTCCTATATAATTTAAAATTGGAATTTGAATCATTCGAAAAAGATCATAATGATAATTCAGGTCATTGTTTAAAAATGGATATTATCCTAAGAAGGATTAGGGGTAACCCCCTTGAATCTGATAAGAGAAGATCTGGAAATTATCATAACTGGAGAGAAACTATACTAAAAAGAGATAATTATTCATGTCAATGTTGTGGTAGGTCTAAATCATTGGAGGTTCATCATTTACATCCCTACTCTGAGCACCCTGATTTAAGATTGGATGTTAATAATGGAGTTATCCTGTGTAAGGAATGTCATAAAAGATACCATTATTTATATGATATAGATCAGGTAAATCCCATGACCTTTAGTAAGTTTTTAAGAAGGTATTCACATAAGCATGTAAACTATAAATATCTGGAAAAGGTAAACAACCTATCCTAATTTATTAAATTTTTTATTAATATTTTTTTAATTATTTAAAGCCAGTTAATCCTATAAAAATAGATTTAATCATTGTATTTGAATTCTTATGGGAAATATTCTTTTACAGATAAAAATAGAATTTAAATAAGTCTTGGTATATTCTAAATTATGTAGGTTTACAGGTAAAGGTGGAATTTAGATAAGTCTTGATATATATTTTAATTATAAATAAAATAAAAAAAAGTAATTTAAGGAAATTAGATTATATGTTACTAAAACTTGTTTTATTTAACAAAGTACTGTTTTTTACAATTAATTCATCTAATGCCGTCTTGTGTTATTAAAAAATTAATAATCTTGCCTTCCGCAAGGGAATTATGTCTTTTAACAGTTGCAATTCTCTGGCCAATCATGCCTGTTTTTTCAAGTTGGATTATGACTTTACTCCAATATTGTAAGGTTGTTCCACCAACTGCTTTTACGGAAGGTTCCGTATTATCGTCACCAAATGATGAATAAATTTGATTTGTAACGAGTACTGCAAGATTATATTTACGGGCTATTGCAGATAGTTGTTTCATCTGCATTCCTAGATTTTTATTTAGTATTGATGATTTTCTATCATCTGATCTATATAATGCTACAGCTGAATCCAGTATAACAAGGTCGACTTCTTCCTCCTTATTGTTTTTAAGCCAGGTTTCAACTATTATGAGATCGTCATATTGCTCGTCAAAATCTGTAGGCTCTAGGATAATGATATTGTTTGCAATTTCATCAAATCTGTCTTTAGCTATTTGTTGAATTCTGTCAACAGATATTCCACCTTCAGTGTCAATGTAAATTACTTTTCTACCTGTTTTTGCAACTTCTACAGATAACTGTAATGCAATGTTGGTTTTTCCAGAGCCTGGAGGACCAAATATTTGGGTAATAATTCCCTTTTCAATTCCACCATTTAGAATTTCATCAATAGAGGAGTTTGTCGGAATTTTTTTGGAATTGCCTATTTTATTAAGTGTTTTCATCTTTCTTTTCCTTATTTTTTTTAATGTAATATATTTTGTTATTTTTTATATTTATTATTTTTATATTTTCTTTAATCCGGGGATATATCTTTTTTCTAGTCAAATTTAGTTTCAAAATGTACTATCTTTATTAAAGCTGAATTTTTAAACATCTAAAATTATTACTCCTTGTTTATTTGTTTAATAAATAGGTAATACTTAAACTATATTTAAATAATATGCTTTTATAATAATAAATTTGATATTAGTTTATATTTTAGAGGTAATTAGATGGACAGATATCAAGGATGGAAATGGTATGATACTGGATTGATTATTCTTTTGTTAATTGCTGCATTATATTGTATTATGGTTATGTCTGATTATTTTATGGGCGTTGCATGTTTAGCTGTTATATTAATGGTTATGGGTAGTTTTACAAAAGAAATATATGTTTTTATTGCAGATGTTTATAAAAAAAGAGGCAATTTTGATAAGGCCTTAGAACTATGTGATAAGGTTTTAGGTAAGGATTCTAGATATGTTTATGCAGTTATAGAAAAGGGATCCATTTATGAAGAGATGAATCAAGCAGATAAGGCACTTAAAACTTATGACTATGCATCATCAATGGATAAGGAATTGTATATTCCTCTAAGAAAGAAAGGTGATTTATATACAAAGTTAAATAGAAATGATGAGGCTCAAAAAGCATATGAAAAAGCAAATGTCCTAAAGTTAAAAAAGGATGAGGAAAGATGGACCTTTAGATTACTTGAAAAATAAGTTTAGGTAAAAAGTAATCCTTGTTTTTTTTAATTTATGTATTACTTTTTTTATTGTTTTTTCTTTAAAAATATTACTTTCTAAATGTTTATATAGTATATTTTATAAAAAACTATATGTAGGATTGATTTTATTAAAATTTATACAAACATGCTTGTATTTTTTTCAAATAAAGGATTTTAAGGCAATAAAAAGTATTAATTTTTATACTAAAAATGTATAAAAAGTATTACTGTAACTTTATTTTTAAGATAATTTGTATTTGTATATAAAAATTTTAATATATGATAAGTAATAATTATTTGTTATTTTTTATTATCTACAGAATTTAATATTTATTTTATATTTAAAAACAAAAAATGTGGTGTGATTTATGCATATACCTGATGGTTTTATCCCATTATGGCAGTGTGCAATATATTATGTAATATTAATAATTGCATTATACTTTGCAACAAAATGGGCTAAAAATAATTTAGATGAAAAACGTATTCCTTTAATTGCTGTATTGGCTGCAGGTATCTTTGCTATTATGTCAATGAACATGCCAATTCCATTTGGTACTAGTGGACATATGGTTGGGGGTACTTTAATTGCTGTTGTATTCATGGCTCCTGAAGCTGCTGTATTAGTGTTCTTTGTTGTACTTCTTATTCAAGCATTACTCTTTGGAGATGGAGGTATTTCAACATTAGGTGCTAATGTATTGAATATGGCTATTGTTGGGGGATGTGTTGGTTTATACACATTCAAAGGATTAAAGAAATTTGTCGGTAAATATGTTGCTGTTGGAATCGGTGCATGGTTAGCTACTTTCATTGCAGCAGAATGCTGTGCTGTGGAAATGGCTATTGCTGGTACTTTCCCACTTAATTTGGGACTTGCTTCCATGGGATTATATCATGCATTTATTGGTTTTATTGAAGCAATTTTAACCGTAATTGTTCTTTATGTACTTGAAAGATACAGACCTGATTTATTATCTTGGGATGATGAAAGCGAAACAAGTGAGGCTTGATTAGATGGAAAAGAAAACTCAATATCTTTTAATTGTAGGTATAGTTGTTTGTTTAGTAATTGCTGTACTATCTCCATTTATAGCATCTGGAGATCCTGATGGTCTTGAAAAATCTGCAGAAGATGCTAGTGTTCCTGATGGTGTAGAAACTTCTTTAGTTAATGCTCCTATGCCTGATTACACAATAGGTGATAGTTCTATTGGTGAAATCGCAGCATTAGTTATTGGTATTTTCATAACCCTTATTTTAGGTTGGGCAGTAGCTTATGTTGTAAGGAAAAACTAGATATGTTGAATTGATCTTGGAGTTCTTAATGCTCTAAGATTTCTCTTCTTATTTTAAAAACAAATTTTTATATTTTAAATTTAATAATTATATAATGTGGTATAATAATGAATATAATGGAAGCTGTAGATTTGGATGTAATTTCAGGACAAGATTCTCCTATACATAATTTAGAAGGGAGAACTAAACTTATTTTTGCATTAATTATTATATTTTATTGTGTTTATTCTACTCAGCTTCTTGGTCCGGTTATTCTAGAAATATTTCTCCTTGTAATGATCTATTTAGCAAATTTATCCTATAAAACATGTTTTAAAAGAATTTTGCTTTTACTGCCTTTTGCGGGTTTTATTATTGTATTTCAACCTTTTGTTCATACAGGAAATATTATCTGGCAAGGTCCTTGGTCATGGCTCCATATAACGGATTTTGGTCTAAACTGGGCTATTATTTTATCTGTAAGGTTGGTTGTTTGTTTAACTGCAATTGTTCTTTTATCTTCTACGAGTCCAATGCAGGAGATTGTCCAATCCCTTAGAAAACTTGGAATGCCAAGGGATATTGCAATGATTCTATCAATTATGGTAAGATTTTTATTCATATTTATTGATGAGTTGGAATCTATTAGAATAAGTCAAAAGTCTAGAAACTTTAATATTCATAGTAAGATTACTCCATATAAATGGAGGGTAAAACAAGTAGGTTATACAATAGGTATGATGTTTATTAAGGCATATGAAAAGGGAGAAACTGCTTACTTTAGTATGATGGCACGTTGCTATTCTGATGAATCTGAATTGTATAAAACAAATGATACTCCTGGAAAATGGGAGTATGGTTTAATTGCAAGTCTAGTCATTGTTATTGCCTTAATACAATTGGCTTTAATCTTTATTCCAAATGCTTTTGGGTTTTTAAGTGTAGTGTTATATACTGGTTAGCTGGTAGTCTATTTACTTTTTAATTTTTTGACTCATTTGAGTTTTTAATTTTTAATTCAGTTTTTATGTTCTTTACTTTTAATAAATTTCATGTTTCTTTTTTATTTTAGTTTTTATCTAATTTTGGTTCTTATATTAATTTTTTACTCTATTTTAAGTATTTTTTCAGTTTTTGTCCCTTGTTCTATTTTTTATCAATTTTTTAATCTATTTGATTCTAACTTTATATTTAAAAATTTAAATTTCATTATTTCATTATGACTGAATATATATTCTCTAGTTTAATTGATATGATTTAACTAAATCTACCGTTTATTTTTAAAGCTTCGTCATTTATATCAAGATTATTTACAATATTTATCATAATAGGTTCCTACTTTTAATTAAATTGTTTTTAATGAAACATCTGATAGTATATAACTATTGCAGGTATAATCAATACTCCCATTAGGTGGGATTTGCTTAATCCCTGAAAGTGGGGTAAAAGTCCAAGGGCAGTTGAAGTAATTAATATTAAACTTATATATAATACAGGACCATGATATACGAAAGTAAAGATATAGACAATGGATATCATTAATCCGATAGAGATATAAGAAATCTTACCATAATTAATGCCTTCAATAAATTTCGAAAACCTATCTCCGATTATAAGTGCCAGGGATAATCCAATTGAAACGGCAATTAGTGATGAGAAAATAAACAGTAATAGGTGGAATATTGTAAAATCATTAATGATATATGATATAAAAACAGCTATTCCGCTTCTAGGATTTCCAATTAAATAAATGGATATTAGGGAAAATAAACAATCAGAGGTATTGATTCCACTAATTATCATTAAAAAACCAGTGGTGTTGTCCTTATCAGAACTGTTTGTTAGATCTTGGGCTATGATTCCTCCTTGAGCAGGTCCAAAACCTGGCAGGAATCCTAAGATTCCTCCTGTAGTACCACCTAATATGATGTTTTTTAAGCTATTTCTGTCTAATTCGATCTCAACAAATGGGTTTTGGTGAGGGATATGTGAATTGTCATTAATACTAAAAATGATGGTACTAATACCAAACAATCCTGTAAAGGTAGCCATTAAACTTAAATTTGAGGGGATTGGTGTCTCAAATATGGTCCATCCAATAATTCCACTAAAAATAAACAATATAAATGACCAAATTATTTCTTTTAGATTATGGGATAATCTATAGATAAGTATGATTGAAACGATTAAAAGAAAAATCCAAAGATACGGTTTTGAAACTTCATGAATACTCGGTAGGATTATTGCAAATAAAGGTAGGGTAAGTATCGTTACAATTATTGCTCCAAAACCTCCTATTGCAACTATTCTTATTGCTTCTTTTGCCCTTCCTTCAAGAACCATTCTATGGCCTGGAAGTATGGATAGGGCAGTTCCCTCATCAGGCACTCCAAGCAATGTGGATGGTATAAATTCAAGAATTGCATGGGATATTGCAAGTGATGCAAGAAATACACAGATCACTTCGGGACTTGTAAATTGAAGTAGGTATGGTGATAGGGTAAAAACTATTGCACCTGATGTGTTTACGTGGATTCCCGGAAAGATCCCTGTAATGGACCCGATTAATATTCCAAGAAAACAAGCAATTAATAAGTCAATCATGAATTTAACTGGTTTAAATTATTAATTAAACTTTATTTAAATTGTTTTTAAAAGATTAATAAGATTCAATTCATTTTATTATTTTAAATCAATTCTTCTCTTTAAATCTTTGGTATTCTTTAATTATATCTTTAAGTTTCTGTTGTAAATCAATAAATCAATTTAATATAAACCAATTTTTAAGAAATTTTATATTGTATTAAAGAAATAGTTAATCTATAAACAGTTTTATTAGGTGAAACAATGTCAGATTTAACTCCCGAAGAATTTGATAAGAAAGCTGATGATATTTATAAAAGAATTTCTAATAAGCGCATGGCTGATATTAAAAGGATTGAAATGAAATATGATAAGGAATTTAAAAAATTCGATAAATATTTTGATAACTATTTGGAAGATGAGTTAAATCAAATGGAAAAAAGAATTAAAAGTCAATATGAACTTAATAGAATTAGAGATGCTAATAAATTAAGAAAAAATTTTAAATTTTAATTATCGATTATATTTTTCTTATTTTTCTTGTTTTAGTTTTTTTTATTTTTAAGTAATTATTTTCTTAATCTTGGGTATTTTCTTGTTTTAGTTTTTTTTTATTTTAAGTTATTTTTCCTAATTTTTACTATTTTCTGATTTTACTTAACTTAAATTTTTATTAACAAAAATAATAATCTGATTATTTAAATGATGTTTATAAATTGTATTATTACTTGGTTTACTTATCTGATTATTATTAGAACAGTTTAATTTTATTAAAATAGTAATTGACTTTTATATAATCTTAAAATAAGTTTTAACCTTAAAAATTAGTAAAAAAAGTAAATATTAAAGTTATAGTTATTGTCCAATAACTCTTAAAGAGGACATTAATATTTGTGGAATTATAAAACTTCCGAATTGTTTAATTTCTGATTTTACTCCAGCACAATTACTTAAAGCTTGGTAAATGTTTCCACTTAACATTGCTTTTTTAACAGGGGTGGTAATCTCTCCATTTTCAACGAGAAATGCATTACTTGCCTCTACAGAGAAATCTCCAGATATTGGATTTGCAGTATGTGCACCAAGTACATCGTTTACAATAATGGCATTATCTATCTCGGACATGTCCATTAAATCATTGAAGTCAAATATAAGGTTTGATGAGGAAACGCCAGGAATTCCTGCATATGATCCACTAAATCCATTGGAAGTACTTTCTGTATTGCCTTTGTTTCCATTATATATATCAAATATGAAGTTTTTAAGAACTCCCTTATCTGCAATGACCGTTTTTTGTGAAGGTGTACCTTCTCCATCAGCTTTACCTGAAGCCATTCCTCCTTCATAGGTGTTATCATCATATATTGAAAGATTATCACTGAAGATATTCTCACCTATCTTATCTTTTAGGATGGATCTTCCACGGAGTACATTATCTCCACTAATTCCATTTATGAAATTGTTAAGTAATCCTGCACCTGCATGGTAATTTAAAATAACCGGCATGTCTTTTGTTTCGATAGGTTTTCCTCCAAGTGAATCCTTTGCAATTCTACATGCGTCCTCTGCAATTTTTCCACCATTTAGTTTATACATGCAGGATGATTCTCCTTCATATGCATTGGAGAGTTCACCGTCTTGAACTACATTAACGGATACATATCCTCCAAATCCTGTAGATTTCTCATATACGTCAAGACCATTAGAGTTTACAATCAATTCTTCACTTTTAACTGCTGAGAATTCTCCAGAACTTACATTACATTTTTCATTTTCCACAACATTAAAGATACCATTCATATATTCTGTTGCATCATCAAGACTCAAATCATCTATCTTTTTATCATAGGTACCTTTAACATCTTTATATTTTCCAGGCTCGGTAAATTGAAAGTTCTCATCTTCCTCATTTATCTTTGAGTTAAGATATGCTTGTTTTGCAGTTTGAGCTATTTCGTCAATATTACTTGTATAAGCATGTCCTAATTTTTTATCGTTAATAACACTTATTCCAAGACCTAAATTAATCTCCTCTTTTGCAAAGTTTAATTCTGTTTTTTCTGCACTTAATTCAATGCCTTTAGATTGTGAAATAAATATTTGATAGGTATCACAGTATTTTGATACTTCTTTTATAGCTTTTTCAGATAATTCATATAACATATACTTAAACTCCTAGCTATTTTATCTAATAATCTGATTGTTATTATATTAAGTTTTATTTCTTAATCATTTAAAACGAATCTATGGATAGCTTCACTTACTCCGTCACCATACTTTCTACTACAATTATAGTCTGC comes from the Methanobrevibacter boviskoreani JH1 genome and includes:
- a CDS encoding TldD/PmbA family protein, translated to MLYELSEKAIKEVSKYCDTYQIFISQSKGIELSAEKTELNFAKEEINLGLGISVINDKKLGHAYTSNIDEIAQTAKQAYLNSKINEEDENFQFTEPGKYKDVKGTYDKKIDDLSLDDATEYMNGIFNVVENEKCNVSSGEFSAVKSEELIVNSNGLDVYEKSTGFGGYVSVNVVQDGELSNAYEGESSCMYKLNGGKIAEDACRIAKDSLGGKPIETKDMPVILNYHAGAGLLNNFINGISGDNVLRGRSILKDKIGENIFSDNLSIYDDNTYEGGMASGKADGEGTPSQKTVIADKGVLKNFIFDIYNGNKGNTESTSNGFSGSYAGIPGVSSSNLIFDFNDLMDMSEIDNAIIVNDVLGAHTANPISGDFSVEASNAFLVENGEITTPVKKAMLSGNIYQALSNCAGVKSEIKQFGSFIIPQILMSSLRVIGQ
- a CDS encoding PDGLE domain-containing protein, which produces MEKKTQYLLIVGIVVCLVIAVLSPFIASGDPDGLEKSAEDASVPDGVETSLVNAPMPDYTIGDSSIGEIAALVIGIFITLILGWAVAYVVRKN
- a CDS encoding HNH endonuclease — its product is MDLINWNDIMCSSYINIYELHDGQYMIRLNRTDLTIDDIYFLFERLSKSLFKFGNFLVKNLNLVFIFSNEPLYRKITKKDFRRFSKSESLVKFYKFLYNLKLEFESFEKDHNDNSGHCLKMDIILRRIRGNPLESDKRRSGNYHNWRETILKRDNYSCQCCGRSKSLEVHHLHPYSEHPDLRLDVNNGVILCKECHKRYHYLYDIDQVNPMTFSKFLRRYSHKHVNYKYLEKVNNLS
- the radB gene encoding DNA repair and recombination protein RadB, which gives rise to MKTLNKIGNSKKIPTNSSIDEILNGGIEKGIITQIFGPPGSGKTNIALQLSVEVAKTGRKVIYIDTEGGISVDRIQQIAKDRFDEIANNIIILEPTDFDEQYDDLIIVETWLKNNKEEEVDLVILDSAVALYRSDDRKSSILNKNLGMQMKQLSAIARKYNLAVLVTNQIYSSFGDDNTEPSVKAVGGTTLQYWSKVIIQLEKTGMIGQRIATVKRHNSLAEGKIINFLITQDGIR
- the cbiM gene encoding cobalt transporter CbiM; this encodes MHIPDGFIPLWQCAIYYVILIIALYFATKWAKNNLDEKRIPLIAVLAAGIFAIMSMNMPIPFGTSGHMVGGTLIAVVFMAPEAAVLVFFVVLLIQALLFGDGGISTLGANVLNMAIVGGCVGLYTFKGLKKFVGKYVAVGIGAWLATFIAAECCAVEMAIAGTFPLNLGLASMGLYHAFIGFIEAILTVIVLYVLERYRPDLLSWDDESETSEA
- a CDS encoding tetratricopeptide repeat protein yields the protein MDRYQGWKWYDTGLIILLLIAALYCIMVMSDYFMGVACLAVILMVMGSFTKEIYVFIADVYKKRGNFDKALELCDKVLGKDSRYVYAVIEKGSIYEEMNQADKALKTYDYASSMDKELYIPLRKKGDLYTKLNRNDEAQKAYEKANVLKLKKDEERWTFRLLEK
- the cbiQ gene encoding cobalt ECF transporter T component CbiQ translates to MMNIMEAVDLDVISGQDSPIHNLEGRTKLIFALIIIFYCVYSTQLLGPVILEIFLLVMIYLANLSYKTCFKRILLLLPFAGFIIVFQPFVHTGNIIWQGPWSWLHITDFGLNWAIILSVRLVVCLTAIVLLSSTSPMQEIVQSLRKLGMPRDIAMILSIMVRFLFIFIDELESIRISQKSRNFNIHSKITPYKWRVKQVGYTIGMMFIKAYEKGETAYFSMMARCYSDESELYKTNDTPGKWEYGLIASLVIVIALIQLALIFIPNAFGFLSVVLYTG
- a CDS encoding tripartite tricarboxylate transporter permease; the protein is MIDLLIACFLGILIGSITGIFPGIHVNTSGAIVFTLSPYLLQFTSPEVICVFLASLAISHAILEFIPSTLLGVPDEGTALSILPGHRMVLEGRAKEAIRIVAIGGFGAIIVTILTLPLFAIILPSIHEVSKPYLWIFLLIVSIILIYRLSHNLKEIIWSFILFIFSGIIGWTIFETPIPSNLSLMATFTGLFGISTIIFSINDNSHIPHQNPFVEIELDRNSLKNIILGGTTGGILGFLPGFGPAQGGIIAQDLTNSSDKDNTTGFLMIISGINTSDCLFSLISIYLIGNPRSGIAVFISYIINDFTIFHLLLFIFSSLIAVSIGLSLALIIGDRFSKFIEGINYGKISYISIGLMISIVYIFTFVYHGPVLYISLILITSTALGLLPHFQGLSKSHLMGVLIIPAIVIYYQMFH